Proteins encoded within one genomic window of Thermococcus celer Vu 13 = JCM 8558:
- a CDS encoding nucleotide-binding protein, whose translation MQVAIASGKGGVGKSTVTASLLYLLKDEYRLVAVDADADAPNLGLLLGVGEWEEERELIGAKVARINAESCVRCGICAERCPYDCIKVIDGDYVVNELTCEGCNVCGLVCPVPGTITLEEVRSGIVRKAMTRYGFPLVSAQLDVGRPESGKLVTKEKEWAKSLMRELGLEHMIVDSAAGIGCQVIASVGGADLTILVAEPTPASLSDVQRVYRVVQHFRQPAHLIINKADLNPGFTALREWAEAEGIPILGEIPYDRAIPESMGMLKPFVEAFPDSKAADAMRAIAERVKEEILG comes from the coding sequence ATGCAGGTGGCGATAGCGAGCGGCAAGGGCGGCGTTGGAAAGAGCACGGTGACGGCATCACTCCTCTACCTCCTGAAGGACGAGTACAGACTGGTGGCGGTCGACGCCGACGCCGACGCCCCGAACCTCGGCCTGCTCCTCGGCGTTGGTGAGTGGGAAGAGGAGAGGGAACTCATAGGCGCAAAGGTGGCGAGGATAAACGCGGAGAGCTGCGTGAGGTGCGGCATCTGTGCCGAGAGGTGCCCCTACGATTGCATCAAGGTAATCGACGGGGACTACGTTGTCAACGAGCTCACCTGCGAGGGTTGCAACGTCTGCGGTCTCGTCTGTCCGGTTCCGGGAACGATAACGCTCGAGGAAGTGCGCTCAGGTATTGTCAGGAAGGCTATGACGCGCTACGGCTTTCCCCTGGTCTCTGCCCAGCTCGACGTTGGGAGGCCCGAGAGCGGAAAGCTCGTCACCAAGGAGAAAGAGTGGGCAAAGAGTCTTATGAGGGAACTCGGCCTGGAGCACATGATAGTGGACAGCGCCGCTGGAATCGGTTGTCAGGTCATAGCGAGCGTGGGCGGGGCGGATCTGACGATACTCGTTGCGGAACCGACGCCCGCTTCCCTGAGCGACGTTCAGCGCGTTTACAGGGTCGTCCAGCACTTCAGACAGCCCGCCCACCTGATAATCAACAAGGCCGACCTAAACCCCGGCTTTACGGCCCTGAGGGAGTGGGCCGAGGCAGAGGGGATCCCGATACTCGGTGAGATTCCCTACGACAGGGCGATTCCGGAGAGCATGGGCATGTTAAAGCCCTTCGTTGAGGCGTTCCCGGACTCAAAGGCGGCCGATGCGATGAGGGCGATAGCGGAGAGGGTGAAGGAGGAGATCCTTGGGTAA
- a CDS encoding PPC domain-containing DNA-binding protein, which translates to MRFSRGRNFLFRVPEGEELLSFINRFVKENNVLIGTVSAIGSLRNPKIGYFDEKAGKYRVISLSGTYELVSLSGNISVKDGEPFAHIHVALGDSSGKLHGGHLIEGEVFVAEVFIGELLGEPLERKPQGNGLTLWDETRI; encoded by the coding sequence ATGAGATTTTCAAGGGGACGGAACTTTCTCTTCCGAGTTCCCGAGGGGGAGGAGCTCCTTAGCTTTATCAATCGATTCGTGAAGGAGAACAACGTCCTCATAGGTACGGTTAGCGCGATAGGCAGCCTGAGGAACCCGAAGATCGGCTACTTCGACGAAAAGGCCGGGAAGTACAGGGTTATTTCGCTCAGCGGAACCTACGAGCTGGTCTCCCTTTCGGGCAACATAAGCGTGAAGGACGGCGAACCTTTCGCGCACATCCACGTTGCCCTCGGGGATTCCAGTGGGAAGCTCCACGGCGGCCATCTGATCGAAGGCGAGGTCTTCGTGGCCGAGGTCTTCATCGGGGAACTCCTTGGGGAACCCCTCGAGAGAAAACCTCAGGGAAACGGCTTGACACTGTGGGACGAAACCCGCATCTGA
- a CDS encoding adenylosuccinate synthetase → MPGYIVVGGQWGDEGKGAIIAYLALKDEPEVIARGGVGTNAGHSVFIGGKKYAVRQLPTGFVQRKARLLVGAGVLVDPEVFFHELEHLRDFDVAGRVGIDYRCSIIEEEHRRLDRTNGHLHKEIGTTGSGCGPANADRVMRRARLAREVPELGPYLTDVAREVNDALDEGKLVLVEGTQGFGLSLYYGTYPYVTSKDTTASAIASDVGIGPTRVDDVIVVFKSFPTRVGAGPFPTEMGEEEAERLGLIEYGTVTGRRRRVGRFDFDFARYSARVNGATMLAITMLDKYDKDAFGVTNYDKLPAKAKEFIEEIEERVGVPVGLIKTGPGLEHIIDRRDVI, encoded by the coding sequence ATGCCGGGTTACATCGTCGTTGGCGGTCAATGGGGTGACGAGGGCAAGGGCGCTATCATAGCGTACCTCGCCCTGAAGGACGAGCCCGAGGTGATAGCGCGCGGCGGCGTAGGAACCAACGCGGGGCACAGCGTTTTTATCGGTGGAAAAAAGTACGCCGTGAGACAGCTTCCGACCGGTTTCGTTCAGAGGAAGGCAAGACTTCTCGTCGGCGCCGGGGTTCTCGTCGATCCGGAGGTCTTCTTCCACGAGCTTGAGCACCTGAGGGACTTCGACGTTGCCGGGAGGGTGGGCATAGATTACCGCTGTTCCATAATCGAGGAGGAGCACAGGAGACTCGACAGGACCAACGGCCACCTTCACAAAGAGATAGGTACGACCGGGAGCGGTTGCGGGCCGGCGAACGCCGACAGGGTCATGAGGCGGGCGAGGCTTGCGAGGGAGGTTCCGGAGCTCGGGCCCTATCTGACGGACGTGGCGCGGGAGGTGAACGATGCCCTCGACGAGGGCAAGCTCGTGCTGGTGGAGGGGACCCAGGGCTTCGGGCTTAGCCTCTACTACGGAACCTACCCCTACGTGACCTCAAAAGACACCACCGCTTCGGCCATAGCGAGCGACGTTGGGATAGGGCCGACGAGGGTCGACGACGTCATCGTCGTCTTCAAGAGCTTTCCGACGAGGGTCGGGGCCGGTCCGTTCCCAACGGAGATGGGCGAGGAGGAAGCGGAGAGGCTGGGGCTCATCGAGTACGGGACGGTGACCGGCAGGAGAAGAAGGGTCGGCCGCTTCGACTTCGACTTCGCCCGCTACTCCGCCCGGGTGAACGGGGCCACGATGCTCGCGATAACGATGCTCGACAAGTACGACAAAGACGCCTTCGGGGTCACCAACTACGATAAACTGCCGGCAAAGGCCAAGGAGTTCATAGAGGAGATAGAGGAGCGCGTTGGCGTCCCGGTTGGTCTCATCAAAACGGGACCTGGGCTTGAGCATATAATAGACAGGAGGGACGTCATTTAG
- a CDS encoding alpha/beta hydrolase — protein sequence MEVYKAKFGEPRLGWVVLVHGLGEHSGRYGRLIRDLNDAGFAVYAFDWPGHGKSPGKRGHTSIEEAMEIIDGIIEEIGEKPFLFGHSLGGLTVIRYAETRPAKIRGVIASSPALARSPETPGLMVALAKFLGRIAPGVTLSNGIDPKLLSRNPEAVKRYVEDPLVHDRISAKLGRSIFVNMGLAHEDAGRITAPILLLVGTGDVVTPPEGSRRLFEELRVGDKTIREFEGAYHEVFEDPEWADEFHKAIVDWLVKRAEGTK from the coding sequence ATGGAGGTTTATAAGGCCAAATTCGGGGAACCGAGGCTCGGCTGGGTGGTTCTCGTCCACGGCCTCGGTGAGCACAGCGGGAGGTACGGGAGGCTAATCCGGGACCTAAACGACGCTGGCTTCGCCGTCTACGCCTTCGACTGGCCCGGCCACGGGAAGAGCCCGGGAAAGAGGGGCCACACGAGCATCGAAGAGGCAATGGAAATCATCGATGGAATAATCGAGGAGATCGGGGAAAAGCCCTTCCTCTTCGGTCACAGCCTTGGCGGCCTGACAGTCATCCGCTACGCCGAGACGAGACCCGCTAAGATAAGGGGGGTAATTGCCTCGTCGCCGGCACTCGCCAGGAGCCCCGAAACGCCGGGCCTCATGGTGGCCCTCGCGAAGTTCCTCGGAAGGATCGCCCCCGGCGTAACCCTCTCCAACGGCATCGACCCAAAACTTCTCTCAAGGAACCCGGAGGCCGTTAAAAGGTACGTGGAGGATCCACTCGTCCACGACAGGATATCCGCGAAGCTCGGGAGGAGCATCTTCGTTAACATGGGGCTGGCGCACGAAGATGCCGGAAGAATAACAGCCCCCATCCTTCTCCTGGTCGGCACCGGCGACGTCGTAACACCTCCCGAGGGCTCGCGGAGGCTCTTCGAGGAGCTAAGGGTTGGGGATAAAACGATAAGGGAGTTCGAGGGAGCCTACCACGAGGTATTCGAGGACCCTGAATGGGCGGACGAGTTCCACAAGGCTATAGTCGACTGGCTTGTAAAAAGGGCGGAGGGGACTAAATGA
- a CDS encoding DUF998 domain-containing protein, translating to MRKDQLLAGILSPLIALTGIGAAIAINRSWWRLTDNAISDLGRVGLQYNWVMNVPLLITALLAIYYATGLLKEFKNPVTRVGVGIFILGLVFLAGIALFPEGTEPHYWVSWGFFIAGSVGFLIAGIGLWMEGLGKFGLFTVLLFTAEVILAKWAFGAFSGVAIPEFIGVFAIAAWHYALIWSVFFPKRR from the coding sequence ATGAGGAAAGACCAACTCCTCGCGGGCATCCTCTCACCGCTCATAGCCCTTACTGGAATAGGTGCCGCCATAGCCATAAACCGCTCCTGGTGGCGGCTCACGGACAACGCGATAAGCGACCTGGGAAGGGTCGGCCTCCAATACAACTGGGTGATGAACGTCCCCCTGCTCATCACGGCACTCCTGGCGATCTACTACGCCACAGGCCTTCTCAAAGAATTCAAAAATCCAGTTACGAGGGTCGGGGTGGGCATTTTCATACTCGGCCTTGTCTTTCTGGCAGGGATAGCGCTCTTCCCCGAGGGAACCGAGCCCCACTATTGGGTAAGCTGGGGCTTCTTCATCGCCGGGAGCGTGGGGTTTCTGATAGCTGGAATCGGGCTGTGGATGGAAGGCCTGGGGAAGTTCGGGTTGTTCACCGTTCTGCTCTTCACCGCAGAGGTCATCCTCGCGAAGTGGGCCTTCGGGGCTTTCAGCGGGGTCGCCATACCGGAGTTCATCGGGGTCTTCGCAATAGCAGCGTGGCACTACGCGCTGATATGGAGCGTGTTCTTCCCGAAAAGAAGATGA
- a CDS encoding antibiotic biosynthesis monooxygenase, with product MPLAIMRLWHGRVPLEKADEYERFLIERAVPDYGSVDGLLKIYFTRKDEEGVAHFLLVTVWDSMESIKKFAGENPEMAKYYPEDDDFLLEKEKYVQHYRVFYEG from the coding sequence ATGCCGTTGGCGATTATGAGACTCTGGCACGGAAGGGTGCCCCTTGAGAAGGCCGATGAGTACGAGAGGTTCCTCATCGAACGCGCCGTTCCCGACTACGGCTCCGTTGACGGGCTTCTGAAGATCTACTTCACGAGGAAGGACGAGGAAGGCGTTGCCCACTTCCTTCTCGTGACGGTATGGGACTCAATGGAGTCCATCAAGAAGTTCGCCGGGGAGAACCCGGAGATGGCGAAGTACTACCCGGAGGACGACGATTTCCTGCTGGAGAAGGAGAAGTACGTTCAGCACTACAGGGTCTTCTACGAGGGGTGA
- a CDS encoding SDR family oxidoreductase — translation MRNKLIVVTGGAGFIGSHIAWELVKDNEVIIIDNLYTGKEENVPPGAKLVRADIRDYDAIAELISHADYVFHEAAQVSVVESVRDPVFTEEVNVLGTINVLRALLEGHGKLIFASSAAVYGDNPNLPLRETERPRPLSPYGVTKWAAEEYLRVFHELYGLPVVALRYFNVFGPRQGANQYAGVISIFINRALGNEPLVIFGDGKQTRDFVYVKDVVRANVLVAESRRSNGRVFNVATGRATSVLELATKIIEITGANTSIIFDKPRPGDIRHSLADISEIRKLGFEPEFSLEEGLKRTVEWYKNISH, via the coding sequence ATGAGGAACAAGCTAATAGTCGTCACGGGTGGCGCGGGCTTCATAGGCTCCCACATAGCCTGGGAGCTGGTGAAGGACAACGAGGTAATAATCATCGACAACCTCTACACTGGAAAGGAGGAGAACGTCCCGCCCGGGGCGAAGCTCGTTAGGGCCGACATAAGGGACTACGACGCGATAGCCGAGTTGATAAGCCACGCCGATTACGTCTTCCACGAGGCGGCGCAGGTTAGCGTCGTTGAGAGCGTGAGGGACCCGGTCTTCACGGAGGAGGTGAACGTCCTCGGGACCATCAACGTCCTCAGGGCGCTCCTTGAAGGGCACGGAAAGCTGATATTCGCCTCTTCAGCGGCGGTCTATGGCGACAACCCCAACCTGCCGCTGAGGGAAACGGAGAGGCCGAGGCCCCTCTCGCCCTACGGGGTCACGAAATGGGCCGCCGAGGAGTACCTGCGCGTCTTCCACGAGCTCTACGGTCTTCCGGTCGTTGCCCTCCGCTACTTCAACGTCTTTGGCCCGAGGCAGGGCGCGAACCAGTACGCGGGGGTCATAAGCATCTTCATCAACCGCGCGCTGGGGAACGAGCCGCTTGTAATCTTCGGCGACGGAAAGCAGACGAGGGACTTCGTCTACGTGAAGGACGTGGTTAGGGCCAACGTACTCGTCGCGGAGAGCCGGCGGAGCAACGGGCGGGTCTTCAACGTCGCGACAGGAAGGGCGACGAGCGTCCTCGAGCTCGCCACGAAGATAATCGAGATAACCGGGGCGAACACGTCGATAATCTTCGATAAGCCGAGACCGGGTGATATAAGGCACAGCCTCGCTGATATAAGCGAGATAAGGAAGCTCGGCTTCGAGCCGGAGTTCTCGTTGGAGGAGGGGCTCAAGAGGACTGTGGAGTGGTACAAAAATATCAGCCATTAG
- a CDS encoding 6-pyruvoyl trahydropterin synthase family protein: MNFHPTERKIGWHKDFDSSHFLSLPYESKCLRIHGHTYNVDVEIWGELNENGMIFDFNHLSNLVKLLDHRILVSERWVVDRANGRIVVEKNGKRLELPEGEAVVLNKPNVTAEYIAEWFAEKIAEKAGDNVRRIRVKIWEDPRSYAEVTLER; encoded by the coding sequence GTGAACTTCCATCCGACCGAGAGGAAGATAGGATGGCACAAGGACTTCGACAGTTCGCATTTTCTATCGTTGCCCTACGAGAGCAAATGCCTCAGGATCCACGGGCACACGTACAACGTCGACGTCGAGATATGGGGCGAGCTCAACGAGAACGGCATGATATTCGACTTTAACCACCTCAGTAACCTCGTAAAGCTCCTCGACCACAGGATCCTCGTGAGCGAAAGATGGGTTGTGGATAGGGCGAACGGCAGGATCGTCGTGGAGAAGAACGGAAAGAGGCTCGAGCTTCCCGAGGGGGAGGCGGTCGTTCTCAATAAGCCCAACGTCACGGCCGAGTACATAGCCGAGTGGTTCGCCGAAAAGATCGCCGAGAAGGCCGGCGACAACGTGAGGAGAATCCGGGTGAAGATATGGGAGGACCCCCGGAGCTACGCCGAGGTAACCCTCGAGAGGTAG
- a CDS encoding DUF134 domain-containing protein — protein sequence MPMGMGPGWGPRRGRKRKMRMIGVIPEVRHFYPALPPMGQPKPPIFMTYEEFEALRLVDHEGLTQEEAGKRMGVSRGTVWRALSSARKKVAQMLVEGRELVILPQGNEVPRRSDEEEP from the coding sequence ATGCCGATGGGGATGGGACCTGGATGGGGGCCCAGACGGGGCAGAAAAAGGAAGATGAGGATGATAGGGGTTATCCCCGAGGTTAGACATTTCTATCCGGCGTTACCGCCGATGGGTCAGCCGAAACCACCGATTTTCATGACCTACGAGGAGTTCGAGGCCCTTCGGCTGGTGGACCACGAGGGTCTAACCCAGGAGGAGGCCGGGAAGAGAATGGGCGTCTCCCGTGGCACCGTGTGGAGGGCCCTGAGCTCGGCCAGAAAAAAAGTGGCACAGATGCTGGTGGAAGGCAGGGAGCTCGTGATACTGCCCCAGGGGAATGAGGTCCCTAGGAGATCGGATGAAGAAGAGCCTTAA
- a CDS encoding NifB/NifX family molybdenum-iron cluster-binding protein gives MRVIVSTTNGGLEDRVNPAFGRTPTFTIVDVENGSIINVQVVPNPGYSQPKGAGVTAAQFVIDRGANAVISGQFGPNSSRVLQAAGIRMVSAPATMTVREAVEAFLRGELTGATFGPEGGGYGRGMGRGMGSGRGRGMGRGGGYGPGNR, from the coding sequence ATGAGGGTCATCGTGTCCACGACAAACGGGGGACTTGAAGACCGTGTTAATCCAGCCTTCGGCAGAACCCCGACTTTCACGATAGTCGACGTCGAGAACGGGAGCATAATCAACGTTCAGGTCGTTCCCAACCCGGGTTACAGCCAGCCCAAGGGGGCGGGCGTTACCGCGGCCCAGTTCGTGATAGATCGGGGTGCCAACGCCGTCATATCCGGCCAGTTCGGGCCGAACTCCTCGAGGGTTCTCCAGGCGGCCGGGATAAGGATGGTCTCCGCCCCGGCAACCATGACCGTGAGGGAAGCCGTCGAAGCCTTCCTCAGGGGCGAGCTAACCGGGGCCACTTTCGGTCCCGAGGGCGGAGGCTACGGAAGAGGAATGGGTAGAGGCATGGGAAGCGGCAGAGGAAGGGGAATGGGACGGGGCGGAGGATACGGTCCCGGTAACCGGTGA
- the pfdA gene encoding prefoldin subunit alpha, which yields MAESNEQLERLAYEYQLLQAQAQLLSQNLELLTMGRNEFQAVKETLEGLKRVEGEKPEVLLPLGAGSFLKARIEDRENAIVSVGAGYAIEKNLDDAISYLEERIREYDDAIARTQEGLKKLEAQLGELARKAQELQQKGAMGFSLKK from the coding sequence ATGGCGGAGAGCAACGAGCAGCTTGAAAGGCTCGCTTACGAGTACCAGCTCCTGCAGGCCCAGGCCCAGCTGTTATCGCAGAACCTCGAACTGCTCACAATGGGGAGGAATGAGTTCCAGGCGGTTAAGGAGACGCTGGAAGGGCTTAAGAGGGTGGAAGGGGAGAAGCCGGAGGTTCTCCTGCCCCTCGGTGCCGGTTCGTTCCTGAAGGCGAGGATCGAGGACAGGGAAAACGCGATAGTCAGCGTTGGCGCAGGCTACGCCATAGAGAAGAACCTCGACGATGCGATAAGCTACCTCGAGGAGCGCATCAGGGAGTACGACGACGCGATAGCCAGGACCCAGGAGGGCCTGAAGAAGCTCGAGGCCCAGCTTGGGGAGCTGGCGAGGAAGGCGCAGGAGCTCCAGCAGAAGGGGGCGATGGGCTTCAGCCTGAAGAAGTGA
- a CDS encoding nucleotide-binding protein has protein sequence MQIAVSGGKGGTGKSTVAINLTIALAERYDLALADLDVEAPNDHILLGLEPTNEEPVELFMPRFDYQRCARCRKCAEVCEEHAIITMQDGTPFLMPNLCSGCAACEIACPVPGAILPGKKLMGHTYLTETPYGFPLVTGKLREGEDRAMPVVAWAKRRAQSLGKELLVVDTAAGTGNTVSKALEDSRLIVAVTEPTPLGIHDGELILRLAELMEVPAVVVVNRSDLGDVGRVREVAERHGAEVIAEIPYSENIIRSYVEGRPIVLTHHPEAGLFRDIASKVVEFLRGGE, from the coding sequence TTGCAGATAGCGGTGAGCGGTGGAAAGGGAGGAACGGGGAAATCAACGGTCGCGATCAACCTGACGATAGCCTTAGCGGAAAGATACGACCTCGCTCTGGCCGACCTCGACGTCGAGGCGCCGAACGACCACATTCTCCTCGGCCTGGAACCCACCAACGAGGAACCGGTCGAACTTTTCATGCCCCGCTTTGACTACCAGAGGTGTGCCCGCTGCAGGAAGTGTGCGGAGGTTTGCGAGGAGCACGCGATAATAACGATGCAGGACGGGACGCCCTTCCTGATGCCGAACCTCTGCTCGGGCTGCGCCGCCTGTGAGATAGCCTGCCCGGTTCCGGGGGCGATCCTGCCGGGCAAAAAGCTCATGGGGCACACCTACCTCACCGAGACGCCCTACGGTTTCCCCCTCGTTACCGGAAAGCTCAGGGAAGGCGAGGACAGGGCCATGCCAGTGGTTGCGTGGGCCAAGAGGCGCGCACAGAGCCTTGGAAAGGAGCTCCTGGTGGTGGACACCGCCGCTGGAACGGGCAACACCGTTTCGAAGGCCCTCGAGGATTCGAGGCTTATCGTGGCCGTAACGGAGCCAACCCCCCTCGGCATCCACGACGGCGAGCTGATACTCAGGCTGGCGGAGCTTATGGAGGTTCCGGCTGTGGTCGTCGTGAACCGCTCCGACCTCGGGGACGTGGGCAGGGTTCGCGAGGTGGCCGAGAGGCACGGTGCCGAGGTGATAGCGGAGATACCCTACAGCGAGAACATCATCCGGAGCTACGTTGAGGGAAGGCCCATAGTCCTTACTCACCATCCCGAGGCGGGCCTCTTCAGGGACATCGCCTCGAAGGTCGTTGAGTTTCTCAGGGGTGGTGAATGA
- a CDS encoding NifB/NifX family molybdenum-iron cluster-binding protein, producing MRCLKVAFGMENDETLVDAHYGDSEFFAIYEVCEDGSVRSLEKRINGAKNFEEEDDGHGDPRKFRAVIGQLLDVDVLAAFRMGPNFLRIRDGTNKVVFFTRTRELSVALQRLLENFDGLWEQVQEKNRGEEA from the coding sequence TTGAGGTGCCTTAAGGTGGCCTTCGGGATGGAGAACGACGAGACGCTCGTGGACGCCCACTACGGGGATTCCGAGTTCTTCGCGATATACGAGGTCTGCGAGGACGGGAGCGTGAGGTCCCTCGAGAAAAGGATCAACGGAGCGAAGAATTTCGAGGAAGAGGACGACGGGCACGGCGACCCGAGGAAGTTCAGGGCGGTGATAGGTCAGCTGCTGGACGTGGACGTCTTGGCGGCCTTCAGGATGGGCCCCAACTTCCTGAGGATACGGGATGGAACGAACAAGGTGGTCTTCTTCACGAGGACGAGGGAGCTGAGCGTGGCGCTCCAGCGGCTCCTTGAGAACTTCGATGGGCTGTGGGAACAGGTTCAGGAGAAGAATCGGGGAGAGGAGGCCTAA
- a CDS encoding NifB/NifX family molybdenum-iron cluster-binding protein codes for MKIAIPTNGGGVGDTVAPVFARAPAFLIADVDENGNVINSKVVQNSAAMAGGGAGPMAVQTLINEKVEGVIVPQLGPNALGALQAAGVKVYQVAPGTPVGEAIKAVVGGRVPQFAVPQPVAPVAPVPAPAYPAYPAYGYGFGPGRGWGRGRGWGRRRGCWARGWW; via the coding sequence ATGAAGATTGCGATACCCACGAACGGTGGAGGGGTTGGGGACACCGTTGCCCCCGTCTTTGCGAGGGCGCCGGCCTTCCTGATAGCGGACGTCGATGAGAACGGCAACGTCATCAACAGTAAGGTCGTTCAGAACAGCGCCGCCATGGCCGGTGGAGGCGCGGGACCCATGGCGGTGCAGACCCTCATAAACGAGAAGGTCGAGGGAGTGATAGTCCCGCAGCTCGGGCCCAACGCACTCGGAGCGCTTCAGGCCGCGGGAGTAAAAGTCTACCAAGTTGCCCCAGGAACGCCAGTTGGGGAGGCCATAAAAGCCGTTGTCGGGGGTAGGGTTCCCCAGTTCGCCGTACCGCAGCCGGTAGCTCCGGTCGCTCCAGTACCAGCCCCTGCATACCCGGCTTATCCAGCCTACGGCTACGGCTTCGGTCCCGGCAGGGGCTGGGGCCGCGGCAGAGGATGGGGACGCAGGAGAGGATGCTGGGCCCGCGGCTGGTGGTGA
- a CDS encoding SDR family oxidoreductase yields the protein MLTIDLSGRLAFTTASSKGIGFGVARTLAKAGADVVLLSRSEENLKKAREKIKAESDVDVHYIAADLTKREDLERTVKELEDIGEPDTFFFSTGGPKPGYFMEMSMEDWEKAVDLLLYPAVYLTRALVPAMKRRGFGRIVYSTSVAIKEPIPNIALSNVVRISMAGLVRTLAKELGPKGITVNGIMPGIIRTDRMIQLARDRAEREGKTVEEALREYARPIPLGRLGEPEEIGYLVAFLASELGAYINGAMIPVDGGRLNSVF from the coding sequence ATGCTGACCATCGACCTGTCCGGACGGCTCGCCTTCACGACCGCATCGAGCAAGGGCATAGGCTTCGGGGTCGCCAGAACGCTGGCCAAAGCCGGCGCGGACGTCGTGCTCCTCTCGAGGAGCGAGGAGAACCTGAAAAAGGCCAGGGAGAAAATAAAGGCCGAGAGCGACGTCGATGTTCATTATATAGCGGCGGACCTGACGAAGAGGGAGGACCTTGAGAGAACGGTGAAGGAACTCGAAGACATCGGGGAGCCGGATACGTTCTTCTTCTCTACGGGTGGACCAAAGCCGGGCTACTTCATGGAGATGAGCATGGAGGACTGGGAAAAGGCCGTCGATTTACTCCTCTACCCGGCGGTTTACCTCACGAGGGCCCTCGTGCCCGCCATGAAACGGAGGGGCTTTGGAAGAATAGTCTACTCCACCAGCGTCGCCATAAAGGAGCCGATACCCAACATAGCCCTCAGCAACGTGGTCAGGATCTCGATGGCGGGCCTCGTCAGAACCCTGGCCAAGGAGCTCGGACCGAAAGGGATAACCGTCAACGGGATAATGCCCGGAATCATCCGAACCGACAGGATGATCCAGCTCGCCAGAGACAGGGCGGAGAGGGAAGGGAAGACGGTCGAGGAAGCCCTCAGGGAGTACGCCAGGCCCATACCCCTCGGAAGGCTCGGGGAACCCGAGGAGATAGGCTACCTCGTGGCGTTTCTCGCGAGTGAACTTGGGGCCTACATAAACGGTGCCATGATCCCGGTTGACGGCGGGAGGCTGAACTCCGTCTTCTGA